The following proteins come from a genomic window of Macadamia integrifolia cultivar HAES 741 chromosome 14, SCU_Mint_v3, whole genome shotgun sequence:
- the LOC122061404 gene encoding protein LEAD-SENSITIVE 1-like: MDAGIYVGNDKVIHFTRGQGQEVRTGTVLDALLLSSLPARYQLCSTCFTCPQLAEGDGVVSSCLDCFLAGGVLYHFEYGVNPVLFLAKARGGTCTTAVSDPDDIVVDRATYLLNNGFRSYNVFESNCEDFAIYCKTSLLVVEQGAIGHSGQATSIIGGSVSAILATPLCLLTTNVYGIVATGIGLYCRIRYATDIGMRKEVEKVAVEDLSKFLPRK, from the coding sequence ATGGATGCAGGCATCTATGTTGGAAATGATAAGGTAATCCATTTCACCAGAGGACAAGGTCAAGAAGTCAGGACTGGAACTGTGCTGGATGCGCTTCTATTAAGCTCCTTACCAGCCCGATATCAGCTCTGCTCCACCTGCTTCACTTGCCCACAACTAGCAGAAGGTGATGGAGTCGTCTCTTCCTGTCTAGATTGTTTTCTCGCTGGTGGGGTCCTGTACCATTTCGAGTATGGTGTCAATCCTGTTCTCTTTCTAGCAAAAGCACGGGGTGGAACATGCACCACTGCTGTCTCAGACCCAGATGATATTGTAGTCGACCGAGCAACCTACCTGCTTAACAATGGCTTTCGGAGTTATAATGTTTTCGAGAGCAACTGTGAAGATTTTGCAATTTACTGTAAGACCAGTCTGCTTGTTGTTGAACAAGGAGCAATTGGCCATAGTGGTCAAGCAACATCAATAATAGGTGGGTCTGTCTCTGCCATCTTGGCAACACCATTGTGCCTTCTTACCACCAATGTGTATGGGATAGTAGCAACAGGGATTGGGCTCTACTGTCGAATCCGGTATGCTACAGATATTGGCATGAGGAAGGAAGTGGAGAAGGTAGCAGTGGAAGATCTCAGTAAGTTTCTACCAAGAAAATAA
- the LOC122061405 gene encoding eukaryotic translation initiation factor 3 subunit K-like, with amino-acid sequence MEEQFKTFIVLSHYLETSRFRQFWDEAAKNRHILEIVPGFEQAIQDYAIHVLSLTYQKVPRPVLAEAINIEGLSLDKFLEHQVANCGWALEKGHSRGQVIVLPRNEFNQPELMKNTADSIPLEHITRIFPILG; translated from the exons ATGGAAGAACAATTCAAAACATTCATTGTCCTGTCACACTATTTGGAG ACATCACGATTCCGCCAATTCTGGGATGAGGCAGCAAAGAATCGCCACATTCTTGAAATAGTACCAG GTTTTGAGCAAGCAATACAAGATTATGCAATTCATGTCCTTTCCCTGACTTACCAAAAGGTTCCCAGACCTGTACTTGCAGAG gctATCAACATTGAAGGCCTCTCACTGGACAAGTTCCTGGAGCATCAGGTCGCCAACTGTGGATGGGCCCTTGAGAAAGGCCACAGCCGGGGCCAGGTTATTGTCCTTCCTCGCAATGAATTCAACCAGCCAGAGCTCATGAAAAACACTGCAGATAGTATCCCTCTAGAACACATTACCCGAATCTTCCCTATTCTCGGTTGA
- the LOC122061301 gene encoding pentatricopeptide repeat-containing protein At3g23020-like has product MQAHFQNMFGKLQHLDVSHFHVLCSTKNSGNIGGSVLPVDEIESVKKQRDEKLFENLVITSKRTGRIYSKTHNRKTEDILKPVAENPSLVQKTDEGKRRKLGDFERPENKRNGADKIKPDNENSSYAKRGTKCSTKWATYGGRIPLILQALETFKDLDEALRPWEESLNNKERSIILKGQSSWERALGIFEWFKRKGCYELNVIHYNIMLWILGKAQRWNLIESLWDEMETKKIIPTNSTYGTLIDVYGKGGLKEEALLWLEKMKKQGMEPDEVTMGIVVQTYKKAGEFEKAEQFFKKWSSGKVTNNGGRTSTASAMNSSVYQPNTSFSSHTYNNLIDMYGKAGQLKEASDTFTWMLREGIVPNTITFNTMIHICGSHGLLEEVASLMQKMEELQCPPDTRTYNILISLHAKHDNISMAASYFAKMKAACLEPDPVSYRTLLYAFSIRHMVTEAETLVSEMDKRGLEIDEFTQSALVRMYIDAGMLKQSWSWFERFHMRGKMTSECYSANIDAYGERGHTLEAEKIFIYCQERNKLSVLEFNVMIKAYGIGGKYDKACQLFDSMENHGIFPDICSYSSLIQILSSADIPQKSIPYVKKMQKTGLVTDCIPYSAVISSFAKQGQLEMAEGLFREMIAFGVKPDVVVFGVLINAFSDVGSVKEAMRYVDAMRNAGFPGNPVIYNSLIKLYTKVGYLQEAQEIYMLLRSSEAGPDIYPSNCMIYLYSERRMVGRAEEIFEYLKQRGDANEFSFAMMLCMYRRIGRFEEAVKVAHQMQEQGLLTEVLSYNNVIGLYATDGRLKEAVETFQEMIKSGIQPDDSTFKSLRVVLLKCGVPKEVVRRLEVARTKDARTGLNSWMSNLYSILGANDDS; this is encoded by the coding sequence ATGCAGGCCCATTTCCAAAACATGTTTGGAAAGCTCCAGCATTTAGATGTTAGTCATTTTCATGTCCTGTGTTCAACAAAGAATTCGGGGAATATTGGAGGATCTGTATTACCAGTAGACGAAATTGAATCTGTTAAGAAGCAGAGGGATGAGAAACTGTTTGAAAATTTGGTTATCACGAGCAAGAGAACCGGAAGAATTTACAGCAAGACCCATAACAGGAAAACTGAAGATATACTCAAACCTGTTGCAGAAAATCCAAGTTTAGTTCAGAAAACAGACgaggggaagagaaggaaactTGGGGATTTTGAGAGGCctgaaaataagagaaatgggGCAGATAAAATCAAACCAGATAATGAGAATTCTTCTTATGCAAAGAGGGGGACCAAGTGTTCAACAAAATGGGCCACTTATGGAGGACGCATTCCATTAATCTTGCAAGCTCTAGAAACTTTTAAAGATCTGGATGAGGCCTTGAGGCCATGGGAAGAGAGCCTCAATAATAAGGAGAGAAGCATTATTCTCAAGGGGCAGTCGAGTTGGGAAAGAGCTCTTGGGATCTTTGAGTGGTTTAAGAGAAAAGGTTGCTATGAACTGAATGTGATTCACTATAACATCATGCTTTGGATTCTGGGGAAAGCACAGAGATGGAACCTTATTGAGAGCCTCTGGGACGAAatggaaaccaaaaaaataatacccACAAACTCTACCTATGGAACTTTGATTGATGTTTATGGCAAAGGTGGTCTCAAGGAAGAAGCACTTCTTTGGCTggaaaagatgaagaagcaagGGATGGAACCTGATGAGGTAACCATGGGGATTGTGGTCCAAACTTACAAGAAGGCAGGAGAGTTTGAAAAGGCTGAGCAGTTCTTTAAGAAGTGGTCATCTGGTAAAGTAACAAATAATGGAGGAAGAACTTCCACGGCTAGTGCTATGAACAGTTCTGTGTATCAACCTAATACCTCTTTCAGCTCACACACGTATAATAACTTGATTGACATGTATGGGAAAGCTGGCCAACTTAAGGAAGCATCTGATACTTTCACTTGGATGCTAAGGGAAGGGATTGTCCCAAACACAATAACTTTCAATACAATGATTCACATCTGTGGGAGCCATGGCCTGTTAGAAGAAGTGGCTTCCTTGATgcagaagatggaagaactcCAATGCCCTCCGGACACAAGAACATATAACATTCTTATTTCTCTCCATGCAAAGCATGATAACATTTCCATGGCAGCAAGTTACTTTGCAAAAATGAAGGCGGCTTGCCTTGAGCCAGACCCTGTGAGTTACCGTACCCTCCTCTATGCATTCTCTATAAGGCATATGGTTACAGAAGCTGAAACCCTCGTCTCTGAGATGGATAAGAGAGGTCTAGAGATCGATGAGTTCACCCAATCAGCTCTTGTTAGAATGTACATTGATGCTGGCATGCTCAAGCAGTCATggtcttggtttgagaggtttcATATGAGGGGGAAGATGACTTCTGAGTGCTACTCTGCCAACATTGATGCATATGGAGAGCGGGGCCACACTTTGGAAGctgagaaaattttcatttattgcCAAGAAAGGAACAAGCTAAGTGTCCTTGAGTTCAATGTGATGATCAAAGCATATGGAATAGGGGGAAAATATGATAAGGCATGTCAGCTGTTCGACAGTATGGAGAATCATGGGATTTTCCCGGACATATGTAGTTATAGTTCTCTTATACAAATTCTATCCAGTGCTGACATACCACAAAAATCAATACCATATGTCAAGAAGATGCAGAAAACAGGATTGGTAACTGACTGCATCCCTTACAGTGCGGTGATCTCAAGCTTTGCTAAGCAGGGTCAGTTAGAAATGGCAGAGGGACTATTCAGAGAGATGATTGCATTTGGGGTAAAACCTGATGTTGTTGTTTTTGGTGTCTTGATTAATGCTTTTTCTGATGTTGGAAGCGTTAAAGAAGCTATGAGATACGTTGATGCAATGAGAAATGCAGGTTTCCCTGGGAATCCAGTTATCTATAACTCTTTGATCAAGCTGTATACCAAAGTTGGATACTTGCAAGAAGCACAAGAAATATACATGCTGCTTCGATCATCCGAGGCAGGTCCGGATATTTACCCATCAAATTGTATGATCTATCTCTACAGTGAACGTAGAATGGTTGGACGGGCAGAAGAAATTTTTGAGTACTTGAAACAGAGAGGAGATGCAAATGAATTCTCCTTTGCAATGATGTTGTGTATGTACAGACGAATTGGAAGGTTTGAAGAAGCAGTCAAGGTCGCCCACCAAATGCAAGAACAGGGCCTCTTAACTGAAGTCCTGAGTTATAATAATGTGATTGGTTTATATGCAACGGATGGGAGATTGAAGGAAGCAGTGGAAACGTTTCAGGAGATGATTAAATCAGGCATCCAACCTGATGATTCTACATTCAAATCACTTAGGGTTGTTCTGTTGAAATGCGGAGTGCCAAAGGAAGTTGTTCGTAGGCTGGAAGTAGCAAGGACAAAGGATGCTCGGACTGGTTTGAATTCATGGATGTCAAATCTCTACTCTATTTTAGGGGCCAATGATGATTCTTGA